The Tistrella mobilis genome window below encodes:
- a CDS encoding TetR/AcrR family transcriptional regulator, giving the protein MENATRTTIIEAAEALFYEQGLRSVSVDAIAARAGVTKRTLYYHFDSKDALIAAYLAARDAPTVERYRSWLGPDDRPLPDRILAMFTALANSAKRPGWRGCGFTRAALEMAGQPGHPAVVMAADHKKRFEAWLVEELTAGGVADPDLVGRQVMILLEGAIVHTLIHRDVAYALAGGRAAAVLVACGIPAMAPAAARELMYTD; this is encoded by the coding sequence TTGGAAAACGCCACCCGCACCACCATCATCGAAGCCGCCGAAGCCCTGTTTTATGAACAGGGTCTGCGCAGTGTCAGCGTGGATGCGATCGCCGCGCGGGCCGGGGTCACCAAGCGGACGCTGTACTATCATTTCGACAGCAAGGATGCGCTGATCGCCGCCTATCTGGCCGCGCGCGATGCGCCGACGGTGGAGCGGTACCGCAGCTGGCTGGGGCCCGACGACCGGCCCTTGCCGGATCGGATCCTGGCGATGTTCACGGCTCTGGCCAATTCTGCGAAGCGGCCCGGATGGCGGGGCTGCGGCTTTACCCGGGCGGCGCTGGAGATGGCCGGCCAGCCCGGCCATCCTGCCGTGGTGATGGCCGCCGATCACAAGAAGCGGTTCGAGGCCTGGCTGGTGGAGGAGCTGACGGCGGGCGGCGTTGCGGATCCCGACCTGGTCGGCCGGCAGGTCATGATCCTGCTGGAAGGCGCCATCGTGCACACGCTGATCCATCGCGACGTCGCCTATGCCCTGGCGGGCGGCCGGGCGGCGGCGGTTCTGGTCGCCTGCGGCATCCCGGCAATGGCGCCGGCCGCCGCGCGGGAGCTGATGTATACCGACTAG
- a CDS encoding MinD/ParA family protein, whose translation MNVDRSVHIHPAAKLRARNVVAIASGKGGVGKTWFSITLAGALARRGRRVLLFDGDLGLANVDVQLGLTPPSDLAGVVTGRIGFAEAISSYEAGGFDILPGRSGSGSLGRLPAERVAMLRLGIVQAARQYDTVLIDLAAGLDQSVRALAATAGTALVVTTDEPTSITDAYAFVKAMLRDNPEADQRIVVNMADSQAGGFRTYETLRNAAQNFLGVAPKLAGIVRRDKLVREAIRRQTPLTIRHPNAPAAMDVDKIAGDLAI comes from the coding sequence ATGAACGTCGACCGTTCGGTTCACATACATCCCGCCGCGAAGCTGCGCGCCCGCAACGTCGTCGCCATCGCCTCCGGCAAGGGGGGCGTCGGCAAGACGTGGTTTTCGATCACGCTCGCCGGCGCGCTTGCCCGCCGCGGGCGGCGGGTGCTGCTGTTCGACGGCGATCTGGGCCTTGCCAATGTCGACGTCCAGCTGGGGCTGACGCCGCCCTCGGATCTGGCGGGTGTCGTCACCGGCCGGATCGGCTTCGCCGAGGCGATCAGCAGCTACGAGGCCGGCGGCTTCGACATCCTGCCCGGCCGATCCGGCTCCGGCTCTCTCGGCCGGCTGCCGGCGGAACGGGTGGCCATGCTGCGCCTCGGCATCGTGCAGGCCGCACGCCAGTATGATACCGTACTGATCGATCTTGCCGCCGGGCTCGACCAGTCCGTGCGTGCGCTGGCCGCCACCGCCGGCACCGCGCTGGTTGTCACCACCGACGAGCCGACCTCGATCACCGATGCCTATGCCTTCGTGAAGGCGATGCTGCGCGACAATCCCGAAGCCGATCAGCGGATCGTGGTCAACATGGCCGACAGCCAGGCCGGCGGCTTCCGCACCTACGAGACGTTGCGCAACGCCGCCCAGAACTTCCTGGGCGTTGCGCCCAAACTGGCCGGCATCGTGCGGCGGGACAAGCTGGTGCGCGAGGCCATCCGCCGCCAGACGCCGCTGACCATCCGCCACCCCAACGCCCCGGCGGCGATGGACGTCGACAAGATCGCCGGCGATCTCGCCATCTGA